The Macrococcoides canis genome has a window encoding:
- a CDS encoding c-type cytochrome, translated as MNRNPVIPFILIMLMGVGLIFFMSAHGANKGEEEGGDGAKTEQKFDAKTFAKDNCTSCHGQNLEGAMGPKLAGISKDDAAVKKTIREGKGAMPAHDQSKISDKDLDTLVKYLKDAK; from the coding sequence ATGAATCGTAATCCAGTGATACCGTTTATACTTATTATGCTTATGGGTGTAGGTCTTATTTTCTTTATGTCAGCACATGGTGCGAACAAAGGGGAAGAAGAAGGCGGAGACGGTGCTAAAACTGAACAGAAATTTGATGCAAAAACGTTTGCAAAGGATAACTGTACATCTTGTCACGGTCAAAACTTAGAAGGTGCTATGGGACCTAAATTAGCAGGTATCTCTAAAGATGATGCAGCTGTTAAGAAAACAATCCGTGAAGGTAAAGGTGCGATGCCAGCACACGATCAATCTAAAATTTCTGATAAAGATTTAGATACGTTAGTTAAGTACCTTAAAGACGCAAAATAA
- a CDS encoding Nif3-like dinuclear metal center hexameric protein: MNIRELLQIIHREIPAHTAESWDNVGLLIGDETTQVTGIMTTLDCTVAVIDEAVSKGVNTIICHHPLIFSGIKQINAGGYGTIMRYAIKNDMQLIAMHTNLDNYKYGVSYMIGEQIGLKNQSILLRERKTLCKLQLFVPTEAAERVKAALADAGAGQIGEYSHCFYTTEGVGQFKPSQDAQPYVGERGEIHYEQELKVECVFEPHLRKHIENVISDVHPYETPAYDIFDYTVDAEYGTGSIGTIGKMTVRKFAERLKEKLDIPSVKVIGDMDAEIASVSIIGGAGVSYMSEISGKSDVFLTGDIKYHEAHDLLMEGQMAIDIGHYSEYVMKDGLKSIFNRLIPDMLVYASATNTNPFNEV; this comes from the coding sequence TTGAACATACGTGAATTATTACAGATTATTCATAGAGAGATTCCGGCACATACAGCAGAGTCTTGGGATAATGTAGGTCTATTGATTGGGGATGAAACGACACAAGTTACAGGGATAATGACCACTCTGGACTGTACTGTCGCAGTTATTGATGAAGCGGTGAGTAAAGGTGTGAATACGATCATCTGTCATCATCCGTTAATATTTAGCGGGATTAAACAAATTAATGCCGGTGGATACGGAACGATTATGAGATACGCTATAAAGAATGATATGCAGCTTATTGCGATGCATACGAATCTGGACAATTATAAATATGGCGTGAGCTATATGATCGGAGAACAGATTGGACTTAAGAACCAGTCGATTTTACTGCGTGAACGCAAGACGCTCTGTAAATTACAGTTATTTGTGCCGACAGAAGCAGCCGAACGTGTCAAAGCTGCACTGGCTGATGCTGGTGCAGGGCAGATTGGAGAATATTCTCATTGTTTCTATACGACTGAAGGTGTGGGTCAATTTAAACCGTCACAAGATGCGCAGCCATATGTAGGTGAACGCGGGGAAATTCATTACGAACAAGAATTGAAGGTTGAATGTGTATTCGAACCTCATCTAAGAAAACATATTGAAAATGTAATTTCAGATGTACATCCATATGAAACACCGGCATATGATATATTTGATTATACGGTTGATGCAGAGTACGGAACTGGAAGCATCGGAACGATTGGCAAGATGACTGTACGAAAGTTTGCTGAACGGCTAAAAGAAAAGCTTGATATTCCTTCTGTTAAAGTGATAGGGGATATGGATGCGGAAATAGCATCGGTTTCAATAATTGGTGGTGCAGGTGTATCATATATGTCTGAAATAAGTGGTAAGTCGGATGTTTTCTTAACAGGAGATATTAAGTATCACGAGGCACATGATCTTCTGATGGAAGGTCAAATGGCTATAGATATCGGACATTACAGTGAATATGTTATGAAAGATGGGTTAAAGTCGATTTTTAACCGTCTAATACCTGATATGTTAGTATATGCTTCTGCTACAAATACAAATCCTTTTAACGAAGTATAA
- a CDS encoding tRNA (adenine(22)-N(1))-methyltransferase, whose amino-acid sequence MMINNRLMAVANYINHNKLADIGSDHAYLPIYALQQGMIEGAVAGEVVIGPFNAAKENVRKYELQDKIDVRLGNGLEVIEIGEVDCIAICGMGGPLISEILDNGKDKLSDYPTLILQSNIHTEAVRRKLLELGYMIKDEVIMKERKHVYEIIVAERNVDNISYTDTELKFGPVLMQQKDEIFKEKWMREFHHLNTVFDAIKSDERHAYKASQLSSDIDRLKEVLNIEHT is encoded by the coding sequence ATGATGATAAATAATAGGTTAATGGCAGTTGCAAACTATATTAATCATAATAAGCTAGCTGATATCGGTTCAGATCATGCCTATTTACCAATCTATGCATTGCAGCAAGGAATGATCGAAGGTGCAGTGGCAGGGGAAGTAGTCATCGGTCCATTTAATGCTGCAAAAGAAAACGTGAGAAAGTATGAACTGCAAGATAAAATAGATGTAAGGCTCGGTAATGGTCTTGAAGTGATTGAGATAGGTGAAGTGGACTGTATCGCGATCTGTGGAATGGGTGGCCCGTTAATCAGTGAGATATTGGACAACGGTAAGGACAAACTTTCAGATTATCCAACGCTTATTCTGCAAAGTAATATTCATACAGAAGCGGTCAGACGTAAACTGCTGGAACTAGGGTATATGATTAAAGATGAAGTGATAATGAAAGAACGTAAGCATGTCTATGAAATTATTGTGGCAGAACGTAATGTTGATAACATATCATACACTGATACAGAGCTGAAATTTGGCCCGGTGCTTATGCAGCAGAAAGATGAGATATTCAAAGAGAAATGGATGCGAGAATTTCATCATCTGAACACAGTATTTGACGCAATAAAATCAGATGAAAGACATGCATATAAAGCTTCACAATTGTCATCAGATATCGACAGATTAAAGGAGGTCTTAAACATTGAACATACGTGA